A part of Marinomonas rhizomae genomic DNA contains:
- the trxB gene encoding thioredoxin-disulfide reductase, translating into MSDVKHAKLMILGSGPAGYTAAVYAARANLNPVMITGMQMGGQLTTTTEVDNWPGDDQGVQGPELMERMRKHAERFETEIIFDHVNKVDLKNRPFRLEGDSGVYTCDALIISTGASAQYLGMESETKYMGQGVSACATCDGFFYRNQDVAVIGGGNTAVEEALYLANIAKTVTVIHRRDKFRSEKILSDKLMEKAKNGNVKIEWHSELDEVLGDSTGVTGVRIKNSQTGEKKELAVAGLFVAIGHKPNTDIFQGQLDMKDGYLTVQSGTHGNATQTSVEGVFAAGDVSDHIYRQAITSAGTGCMAALDAERFLDSQD; encoded by the coding sequence TTCTGGCCCAGCGGGTTACACAGCAGCTGTGTATGCGGCTCGTGCGAACCTTAATCCTGTGATGATTACAGGTATGCAAATGGGCGGTCAGTTGACTACGACCACCGAGGTTGATAACTGGCCAGGTGATGACCAAGGCGTACAAGGTCCAGAATTGATGGAGCGTATGCGCAAGCACGCTGAGCGCTTTGAAACAGAAATCATTTTTGACCACGTTAACAAAGTCGACTTAAAAAACCGTCCATTCCGTTTGGAAGGTGACAGCGGTGTTTACACTTGTGATGCTTTGATTATTTCTACTGGCGCAAGTGCTCAGTATCTTGGTATGGAAAGTGAGACAAAGTACATGGGCCAAGGTGTGTCTGCTTGTGCGACTTGTGACGGATTCTTCTATCGTAACCAAGATGTTGCTGTTATTGGTGGCGGTAATACCGCTGTTGAAGAAGCGCTTTACCTTGCTAACATCGCGAAAACCGTTACGGTTATTCACCGTCGTGACAAATTCCGCTCTGAAAAGATTCTATCTGACAAGTTGATGGAAAAAGCGAAAAACGGTAACGTGAAAATTGAATGGCATTCTGAGTTAGATGAAGTACTAGGTGATAGCACAGGTGTAACGGGTGTTCGTATCAAGAATAGTCAAACAGGTGAGAAAAAAGAACTTGCGGTTGCTGGTTTGTTCGTTGCTATCGGTCACAAGCCGAATACTGACATTTTCCAAGGTCAGCTAGATATGAAAGATGGCTACTTGACGGTTCAGTCTGGTACGCATGGTAATGCGACTCAAACTAGCGTTGAAGGTGTTTTTGCGGCGGGTGATGTGTCTGATCACATTTATCGTCAAGCAATCACTTCTGCGGGAACCGGTTGTATGGCGGCATTGGATGCAGAGCGCTTCTTAGATTCTCAAGACTAG